In a single window of the Streptacidiphilus sp. P02-A3a genome:
- a CDS encoding LacI family DNA-binding transcriptional regulator codes for MRDVAQRAGVGLKTVSRVVNEEPGVKAETAQRVRDAIDQLGFRRNDGARLLRQGRQTGTIGLILEDLADPFYSLLSRAVEDVARTHDCLLFSGSSAEDPSRERELALALCARRVDGLIIVPTATDHSYLASETAIGTPIVAVDRPVPGLAADTVLTANARGVQSGVEHLLRQGHRAIGFLGDSPQIYTAAERLRGYRLAMADAGLQIRDHWIEMAAPDPLTLRLALDRMLGGPEPATAVFCGNNRTSVGVLRELARHPDPPALIGFDDFELADLLSSPVTVVAQDPAGLGRIAAELLFHRLSGNHGTLQRIELPTRLVIRGSGERPPR; via the coding sequence ATGCGCGATGTCGCCCAGCGGGCGGGCGTGGGGCTGAAGACCGTCTCCCGCGTGGTCAACGAGGAGCCCGGGGTCAAGGCGGAGACCGCCCAGCGCGTCCGGGACGCCATCGACCAACTGGGCTTCCGGCGCAACGACGGAGCCCGGCTGCTGCGCCAGGGGCGGCAGACCGGCACCATCGGGCTGATCCTGGAGGACCTCGCCGACCCGTTCTACTCGCTGCTCTCGCGCGCGGTCGAGGACGTCGCCCGCACCCACGACTGCCTGCTGTTCAGCGGTTCCTCCGCCGAGGACCCGAGCCGGGAACGGGAACTCGCCCTCGCCCTGTGCGCCCGCCGGGTGGACGGCCTGATCATCGTCCCCACCGCCACCGACCACTCCTACCTGGCGTCCGAGACCGCCATCGGCACGCCGATCGTCGCGGTCGACCGGCCAGTGCCGGGGCTGGCGGCCGACACCGTGCTGACCGCGAACGCGCGCGGCGTCCAGAGCGGTGTCGAACACCTGCTGCGGCAGGGCCACCGGGCCATCGGCTTCCTCGGTGACTCCCCGCAGATCTACACCGCCGCTGAGCGGTTGCGCGGCTACCGCCTGGCCATGGCCGATGCCGGGCTGCAGATCCGGGACCACTGGATCGAGATGGCGGCTCCCGATCCGCTCACCCTGCGGCTGGCCCTGGACCGGATGCTCGGCGGCCCCGAACCGGCCACGGCGGTGTTCTGCGGCAACAACCGCACCTCCGTGGGCGTCCTGCGCGAACTGGCCCGCCACCCCGACCCGCCGGCGCTGATCGGCTTCGACGACTTCGAACTGGCCGACCTGCTGTCGTCGCCGGTCACCGTGGTCGCCCAGGACCCAGCAGGGCTCGGGCGCATCGCCGCGGAACTGCTGTTCCACCGGCTGAGCGGCAACCACGGCACACTGCAACGGATCGAACTGCCCACCCGGCTGGTCATCCGCGGCTCGGGCGAGCGCCCCCCGCGCTGA
- a CDS encoding ATP-binding cassette domain-containing protein, whose product MPPPQPVLQAEGLTKHYGQVHALEGADFTAYPGEVVALIGDNGAGKSTLVKLLAGAARPDSGRILLSGEPVRFTGPLDAQRLGIETVYQDLALAPELDAPANLYLGRELLRGGLLGRLKVLDRAEMRRSARVAFAELGVTLRDLDAPVATLSGGQRQSVAVARAVAFANKVIFLDEPTAALGVVQRGHVLETVRRVRDRGITVVLISHNMPEVLSVADRVEVLRLGRRVASFTAADTSIDELVGAMTGSLDAVGGAA is encoded by the coding sequence ATGCCGCCACCGCAGCCAGTGCTGCAAGCCGAGGGACTGACCAAGCACTACGGACAGGTCCACGCGCTGGAGGGGGCGGACTTCACCGCCTACCCCGGCGAAGTGGTCGCCCTGATCGGGGACAACGGGGCAGGCAAGTCCACCCTGGTCAAGCTCCTGGCCGGAGCCGCCCGGCCGGACTCGGGCCGGATCCTGCTCTCCGGTGAGCCGGTCCGGTTCACCGGTCCCCTGGACGCCCAGCGCCTGGGCATCGAGACCGTCTACCAGGATCTGGCGCTGGCACCGGAGTTGGACGCCCCAGCCAACCTCTACCTGGGCCGGGAGCTGCTGCGCGGCGGCCTGCTCGGTCGGCTCAAGGTGCTGGACCGCGCCGAGATGCGCCGGTCCGCACGCGTCGCCTTCGCCGAACTGGGGGTCACCCTGCGCGACTTGGACGCGCCCGTGGCCACCCTGTCCGGCGGGCAGCGGCAGTCGGTCGCGGTCGCCCGTGCGGTCGCCTTCGCCAACAAGGTCATCTTTCTCGACGAACCGACCGCCGCGCTCGGCGTGGTCCAGCGCGGCCACGTGCTGGAGACCGTCAGGCGGGTCCGCGACCGTGGCATCACCGTCGTTCTGATCAGCCACAACATGCCGGAGGTGCTGTCCGTGGCGGACCGGGTGGAAGTCCTGCGGCTGGGACGCCGGGTGGCGAGTTTCACCGCCGCCGACACCAGCATCGACGAGTTGGTCGGCGCGATGACCGGCTCCCTGGACGCGGTCGGCGGTGCGGCGTGA
- a CDS encoding DUF6229 family protein gives MSHDESTLFLAAWLSGAPSAFGEDNPAGPLFDGAIFADFGATDAQVTTESLRDALVTTESLRDGLVTTESLRDAYVTTENLRDAYVTTENLRDGLVTTENLRDAYVTTENLRDGLVTTESLRDTYVTTESLRDTYVTTENLRDGFVTTEDLRDAFVTTEDLRAFARS, from the coding sequence ATGAGCCACGACGAGAGCACCCTTTTCCTTGCTGCCTGGCTGTCCGGTGCGCCGAGCGCGTTCGGTGAGGACAACCCGGCCGGCCCGCTGTTCGACGGCGCGATCTTCGCCGACTTCGGCGCGACCGACGCCCAGGTCACCACAGAGTCCCTGCGGGACGCCCTGGTGACCACCGAGAGCCTGCGCGACGGCCTGGTGACCACGGAGTCCCTGCGGGACGCGTACGTCACCACCGAGAACCTGCGCGACGCGTACGTCACCACCGAGAACCTGCGCGACGGCCTGGTCACCACCGAGAACCTGCGGGACGCGTACGTCACCACCGAGAACCTGCGCGACGGCCTGGTCACCACCGAGTCCCTGCGCGACACGTACGTCACCACCGAGTCCCTGCGCGACACGTACGTCACCACCGAGAACCTGCGCGACGGCTTCGTCACCACCGAGGACCTGCGCGACGCGTTCGTCACCACCGAGGACCTGCGGGCGTTCGCGCGTTCGTGA